One region of Bacteroidia bacterium genomic DNA includes:
- the gcvH gene encoding glycine cleavage system protein GcvH, with protein MNFPEELKYTKDHEWVRIEGDNAIIGITDFAQSELGDIVYVEVDTVGDELEKDEVFGTVEAVKTVSDLFMPLSGEVLELNEKLEENPEVVNDDPYKDGWMIKIRMKDSSEADQLLSAAEYKELVGQS; from the coding sequence ATGAATTTTCCAGAGGAATTGAAGTACACCAAAGACCATGAATGGGTGAGAATCGAAGGCGACAATGCCATTATTGGAATAACTGATTTTGCCCAGAGCGAACTGGGAGACATTGTATACGTGGAAGTGGATACAGTGGGTGACGAATTGGAAAAAGATGAAGTATTCGGAACCGTGGAGGCAGTAAAAACAGTATCAGACCTCTTTATGCCACTTTCCGGAGAAGTATTGGAACTGAACGAAAAACTGGAAGAAAACCCGGAGGTGGTAAATGATGATCCATACAAGGATGGCTGGATGATCAAGATCAGGATGAAGGATTCTTCAGAAGCAGATCAACTGCTTTCAGCCGCAGAATATAAAGAACTTGTCGGCCAGTCTTAA